A stretch of Ferribacterium limneticum DNA encodes these proteins:
- a CDS encoding OmpP1/FadL family transporter, translated as MHKKLTLRLIPALIAVAFSGSAFAAAFQLTGQSASGVGIANAGAAAAAEDTSTLYYNPAGMTYLSEGHNISFATTLLDRSTRFTDEGTNRLAGVYPVGGNGGDGGGLHAVPAFYYSYAVAPQWRLGLAVNPTFADETEYDKNFAGRYSGLRTKIRIVNVNPSVAYKVNDALSVAFGINFAKADVEFNQAVPSALGPTQPDGSGTLKGDATGWGYNLGAMYQITKDTRVGLSYRSKIKFDLEGDKTQTGQATRSIYADLTMPDTASLALRHQFNDKWAALADFTWTGWSKLQKLEPVYSDGSRAVAPLRYNFKDTYRVGLGATYQLNDQWMLRMGVAFDKGAVPDDASRTMTVPDQDRTWLALGAKWKITPKASLDVGYAHIFVKEARTARNVYGSTAETPVVQTVRGKFETSVDYLSLQLNYAF; from the coding sequence ATGCACAAAAAACTTACGCTGCGCCTGATTCCGGCGCTGATCGCAGTTGCTTTTTCTGGTAGCGCATTTGCCGCGGCCTTCCAGTTGACGGGGCAGAGTGCCTCGGGTGTCGGTATCGCGAATGCCGGTGCGGCCGCTGCAGCGGAAGATACCAGCACCCTGTATTACAACCCGGCTGGTATGACCTATTTGTCCGAGGGCCACAACATCAGCTTCGCCACGACGCTGCTGGACCGTAGCACCCGCTTTACCGACGAGGGGACGAATAGGTTGGCCGGCGTCTATCCGGTCGGGGGTAATGGTGGTGATGGTGGTGGGCTGCACGCAGTTCCTGCCTTCTATTATTCCTATGCCGTGGCACCGCAGTGGCGTCTGGGTTTGGCCGTCAATCCGACTTTTGCGGATGAGACCGAATACGACAAGAACTTTGCCGGCCGTTATTCCGGTTTGAGAACCAAAATCCGGATCGTTAACGTCAACCCATCGGTTGCCTACAAAGTGAATGATGCCCTGTCGGTGGCATTCGGTATCAATTTCGCCAAGGCCGATGTTGAATTCAATCAGGCAGTGCCAAGTGCCCTCGGGCCTACACAGCCGGATGGCTCTGGTACTTTGAAGGGCGATGCGACCGGCTGGGGATATAACCTTGGCGCGATGTACCAGATCACGAAGGATACGCGTGTTGGCCTTAGCTATCGTTCCAAGATCAAGTTCGATCTTGAGGGTGACAAAACTCAAACCGGGCAAGCGACCCGCAGTATTTATGCTGACTTGACGATGCCGGATACCGCCTCCTTGGCGCTCCGTCATCAGTTCAACGACAAGTGGGCGGCCCTTGCCGACTTTACCTGGACCGGCTGGAGCAAGCTGCAGAAACTTGAACCAGTATATTCGGATGGCAGCCGTGCTGTGGCGCCGCTTCGCTACAACTTCAAGGACACCTACCGCGTCGGTTTGGGTGCCACTTACCAATTGAACGATCAGTGGATGCTGCGAATGGGCGTCGCCTTCGATAAGGGGGCTGTTCCTGACGATGCTTCGCGCACGATGACTGTGCCCGACCAGGATCGTACTTGGCTGGCGCTGGGTGCGAAGTGGAAGATCACCCCGAAGGCCTCGCTTGATGTTGGCTATGCCCACATTTTTGTCAAGGAAGCCCGTACCGCACGTAATGTTTACGGCAGTACGGCTGAAACGCCGGTTGTGCAGACCGTTCGCGGCAAGTTCGAAACCTCGGTCGATTATCTGTCGCTCCAGTTGAACTACGCCTTCTGA